The window AAAAGCGGCGTCCATATCGATCCCGCAGCCTATTCGGGCATCCTCTATCTCTCGCGCCCGGAAGATTGCACCGGGCCGCTGGCGGGCGGCACGGATTTCTTCCGCCACAAGCGCACCGGTCTCGAAGCCGTGCCCACCGATCCCGCGAAGATCGCCGCGACGGGCTATGATGATATCAACGCGCTGGTCGAGGATGTGGTCAACAAGGACACCACCAACCCGGCCAAGTGGGAGCGCACCATGCGCGTGCCGGTGCGCTTCAACCGGCTGCTACTGTTCTCGCCCTGGCAGTTCCACAATGCCGCGCCCGGCTTTGGCACGACGGCAGAGGACTCGCGTCTGGTGATGCTGCTGTTTTTCGGGGTGGTGCAGGGCTGACACCGTTCGTGTCGAGCGAAGTCGAGACACCATGGCACGGCCTCTCGACTTGGCTCGAGGCGAACGGGTATTTGCCTAGCCCATCCGCTCGTGCACTTCCAACCGGATCCGGTCGACCAGCCCGCGCTGGCACCGGCCCGCGATCTCCTCTTCCTCCAGCACCGCGAGGAACACCGCGCGCTTGGCCGCCTGCAGGCGCTCGGTCGGCATCCCGCTATTGGCGGTCGAGGCGATGAGATCGATCATTCGCTCCGCGCCGTGCAGCCGACCCCACAGATAATCGTTCTCGCGGTAGTCGCGGCTGAAGAAGGCACCGAAATTGTAGAACTCGATGCCCCGCAGGGTTGCCGCTGTTCCGCCATCGCGGATCGAGCGCGCGTCATCGGGCGAAATCCGGTCGATCCGCACCGGGTTGTATTCGTCCAACCCCTCGCGCCGGGTGAGCGGCAGGGTGGCGACATCGTAGAAGGGAAAGCCCAGATAGGTGAGGAGGATGCGCCGCCTCAAGGTTTTCGGCATGCTTTCCAGCGCATCGATCAGCAGCTGTTCGGCGGCCAGATCCGTGGTCGGCAGCAGGCGCTCGGTGGCGAGGAAATCGAGCACTGCGCCCGGCGCATCGGCGGCGCGGGCGGCAAGGTTCGCAAAATGGGCCGATTGCAGCACCTGCTCGTCCGCGCGGTAATAGAGCGCAAGGATTGCGTAGAGCCGGTCGCGCGCCAGATCGAGCGCGGCCTCGGGAATGTCCGCGTCCTGCTCCCAGTCACGCGACAGCTTGCGGGCGAGGAGTTGCAAGCGGCGGATACGAAATCCGGTGTCATGCGCGCGGAAGAAGGCGACGGCCGCCGCGCTCGCGCCGCCTTGGATATCGGTCATGTTTTCCACCCCGCGCGCGGACAGCACGGCACGGAAGGCTTCGATCAGCTCCCCCGGCTCGGCCGTCGGCGTGCCTGCAGCCTTGAGCGTCAGGCGCGCGAGCTGTTCAAGGATCGCGTCGAACTTTGCCAGCGCATAGGCGCCAAAGGCATAGCCTGAACGTTCGGCTGCGGCCTGCTGGGCCTTGGCGCGCCAGCCTGCGAGCCGTGCAGGGGTGGGCCGGTCGAGCAGGAAGGTGTAGCCGAACAGCTTTTCGACCGCACGGTCGATATCGCCTTGCAGGTCCATCACGATGCGCTTGAGGCGCGCGGCATCGCGCGATTGCTGTTCGATCCGTTCGAGATTGTCGCGGATCGGCTGTTCCCGCGGAATGGTCGAGAGCGAGCCGAAGATCGCGCCGACAAAGCCGATGTCCCGCAGCCTGTTCTCCGCCGCCATCGCTCCTGCGTCGGGACGCGGATCGATATAGACAAAGCGCCGGTCGACCTCGCGCTGGGCGGGGCGGCCGTGGAGCGCGGCATGGGCTGCTCCGAAAGGCGCATTGACCAGCACCGCCCCGTCGATCAGCGCGACCTTGTCCACCGTGCCATTGGCGACATGCACCGGCATGGTGCGCTGGAGAAAGGCGCCGCGGGTGGCCCAGTGATGCCCCTCGGCCAGAGCGAGATTGCCGATTTCGGCCAGCGTGAGCGGCGGGAAGGCCCCTGGAAAGCTCGCCGTCGCCCGCGCGGCCAGCACCAGTTCGAGCCGGTCGGCCAGCGGTTCGCCGGGCGAGCAGCCCACCCGCGCGCGGAAGGCGAGCGGCAGGCGGTGCTCCATCTCCTCGATCCGGGCCGGCGAATTGAGCCGCAGCGCCTGCGGGTGGCCGCGAAAATCGGTGGCGGTCACGGCAAGGTCGATCGGATAGCCCGGCGGCAGCAGCGGAATCCCGTCGCCCTCGGTCTCCATCTTGGTGAGCGCCTCGAACAGCATCGCGGAGAAGCGCGAGCCCGAAAAGGGCGGGCTGAACCAGCGGCCGCGCACGAGCCGCGAGACCTTGTGCCGCACCTCGGCGCGGGTTTCGGGCGAGACTGTCGCGCTCACCGCATTGCCCGGGCGGCTCAGGAACCACTCGGCAATCGGCTGCGCCCACAGCTTGGCATAGCGCCACACGGGTTCGGCCTCGGGATCGGTGAGCTCGGCGACATCGGCATTCTCGAGCCACAGATCGGTGAGCGGTTCGAGGCTGTGCCCGGAATGGATCGCCTGGGCGAGGAACACGGCATTGATGCCCCCGGCGCTCGCCCCGGTCAGCACATCGGGCAGGACCCGCAGGCGATATCCGTGGGCCGCCTCGATCTCGCCAAGGAATGCGCGATAGG is drawn from Erythrobacter sp. and contains these coding sequences:
- a CDS encoding DUF6445 family protein, which codes for MLPSLLIIDDFLKDPWAARRAALGLDYDPAAQHGNFPGRNSTGALDTAAIDAAVSRLLGLKLGPAPGTQHGHCRLTRKGDKGKSGVHIDPAAYSGILYLSRPEDCTGPLAGGTDFFRHKRTGLEAVPTDPAKIAATGYDDINALVEDVVNKDTTNPAKWERTMRVPVRFNRLLLFSPWQFHNAAPGFGTTAEDSRLVMLLFFGVVQG
- a CDS encoding patatin-like protein — protein: MRQKELRLALVCYGGVSLAVYMHGITKEIWHLARASRAFHHPGETRLDAVAEAYRAFLGEIEAAHGYRLRVLPDVLTGASAGGINAVFLAQAIHSGHSLEPLTDLWLENADVAELTDPEAEPVWRYAKLWAQPIAEWFLSRPGNAVSATVSPETRAEVRHKVSRLVRGRWFSPPFSGSRFSAMLFEALTKMETEGDGIPLLPPGYPIDLAVTATDFRGHPQALRLNSPARIEEMEHRLPLAFRARVGCSPGEPLADRLELVLAARATASFPGAFPPLTLAEIGNLALAEGHHWATRGAFLQRTMPVHVANGTVDKVALIDGAVLVNAPFGAAHAALHGRPAQREVDRRFVYIDPRPDAGAMAAENRLRDIGFVGAIFGSLSTIPREQPIRDNLERIEQQSRDAARLKRIVMDLQGDIDRAVEKLFGYTFLLDRPTPARLAGWRAKAQQAAAERSGYAFGAYALAKFDAILEQLARLTLKAAGTPTAEPGELIEAFRAVLSARGVENMTDIQGGASAAAVAFFRAHDTGFRIRRLQLLARKLSRDWEQDADIPEAALDLARDRLYAILALYYRADEQVLQSAHFANLAARAADAPGAVLDFLATERLLPTTDLAAEQLLIDALESMPKTLRRRILLTYLGFPFYDVATLPLTRREGLDEYNPVRIDRISPDDARSIRDGGTAATLRGIEFYNFGAFFSRDYRENDYLWGRLHGAERMIDLIASTANSGMPTERLQAAKRAVFLAVLEEEEIAGRCQRGLVDRIRLEVHERMG